From a single Apium graveolens cultivar Ventura chromosome 2, ASM990537v1, whole genome shotgun sequence genomic region:
- the LOC141708457 gene encoding protein trichome birefringence-like 37 has protein sequence MEFWFRNFCFCLLLACFQQASNATPEDLEEQIIGSKRSNCDFYRGSWVYDESYPLYDTSICPFIDKQFDCQKNGRPDKSYLKYKWKPTSCDLPRFNGKDMLKRYKGKKIMFVGDSLSVNQWQSLTCMLHAAVPKSKYSILKTGDSLSTFLLKDYSISIMLYRTPFLVDIVRDEKLGRVLKLDSIRSGDAWKVADMLIFNTWHWWLHTGAKQSWDYIQLGDKIFKDMDRVAAFNEGLKTWSNWADTNINPAATKVFFQGISPTHYNGKEWNGSRSSNCKGETQPVNGSIYPGKSEPGVAVVKQVLSNMSTTVGLLDVTTLSQLRKDGHPSVYGVDGIQGNDCSHWCLAGVPDTWNQILYATLVAQHSHSLK, from the exons ATGGAGTTTTGGTTTCGTAACTTTTGTTTTTGTCTGTTGCTTGCATGCTTTCAACAAGCATCAAATGCTACACCAGAGGATTTAGAAGAACAAATAATCGGTTCGAAACGAAGCAACTGCGATTTCTACAGGGGGAGTTGGGTTTATGATGAATCGTATCCTTTATATGACACCTCAATCTGTCCTTTCATTGACAAACAATTCGATTGCCAGAAAAATGGACGGCCTGACAAATCGTATCTCAAGTACAAATGGAAGCCAACTTCTTGTGACTTGCCAAG ATTTAATGGGAAGGATATGTTGAAGAGATATAAAGGGAAGAAGATAATGTTTGTAGGGGACTCTCTAAGCGTAAATCAATGGCAGTCATTGACATGCATGCTGCATGCTGCAGTTCCTAAATCAAAATACAGTATTCTCAAAACTGGAGACTCCCTCTCCACGTTTTTACTCAAG GATTATTCAATTTCAATAATGTTGTACCGCACTCCATTTTTAGTGGATATTGTAAGAGATGAGAAATTAGGCAGAGTTCTGAAGCTCGACTCTATTCGAAGTGGTGATGCATGGAAAGTAGCTGACATGCTCATCTTCAATACATGGCACTGGTGGCTTCACACCGGCGCCAAGCAATC GTGGGATTATATACAGTTAGGAGACAAAATATTTAAAGATATGGATCGGGTAGCTGCTTTCAATGAAGGACTTAAGACATGGTCAAATTGGGCAGACACTAACATTAATCCAGCCGCAACTAAGGTCTTTTTCCAGGGCATTTCCCCAACTCACTACAA TGGAAAAGAGTGGAACGGATCCAGATCATCGAATTGTAAAGGAGAAACTCAACCAGTAAATGGATCGATATATCCAGGCAAATCAGAACCGGGGGTTGCAGTGGTGAAGCAAGTGTTAAGTAATATGTCGACGACAGTAGGCTTGCTGGATGTCACCACACTTTCGCAGTTGAGAAAAGATGGACATCCTTCGGTTTATGGAGTTGATGGTATTCAGGGAAATGATTGTAGCCATTGGTGTCTTGCTGGTGTGCCTGACACTTGGAACCAAATCTTGTATGCAACTCTCGTTGCTCAACATTCTCATTCACTTAAATAA
- the LOC141708458 gene encoding protein trichome birefringence-like 38 produces MEYMSYTAYALLLCFHVIILSIACQGFSRQPHNLSSCNLYRGNWVFDYTYPLYNSAGCPFIDKQFDCQKNGRPDKLYLKYRWRPTNCDLPRFNGEDFLRRYRGKRIMFVGDSISKNQWQSLTCMLHVSVPSSNFTLHKKRHRSTFTIPDYSISLILSRNNFLVDIVKDEKLGRILKLDSIKEGKAWKGVDMLIFNTWHWWLHKGRHKPWDYIQEGDKLYKDMDRLAAFRKGLETWSNWVDYNVDPSITQVFFQGISPTHYHGKDWKEPKSTCKGQTRPLGGSVYPGGSMPAVEVVHEVLSNMITAVSLLDVTTLSQLRPDAHPSHYGNRQKKNDCSHWCLAGTPDTWNQIMYAILVSGETLKV; encoded by the exons ATGGAATACATGAGTTATACAGCTTATGCATTGCTTTTGTGCTTCCATGTGATAATTTTATCGATAGCATGCCAAGGCTTCAGCAGACAGCCGCATAATCTTAGCAGCTGTAATCTCTACCGGGGAAACTGGGTATTTGATTACACATATCCTCTATACAATTCAGCGGGTTGTCCCTTCATCGATAAACAGTTCGACTGCCAGAAAAATGGAAGACCGGACAAGTTGTATCTCAAGTACAGATGGAGGCCAACTAATTGTGATTTGCCAAG ATTTAATGGAGAAGATTTCTTAAGGAGATATAGGGGAAAGAGAATAATGTTTGTAGGGGACTCCATAAGCAAAAACCAGTGGCAGTCTCTCACTTGCATGCTGCATGTTTCAGTGCCCTCATCAAACTTCACTCTTCATAAAAAAAGACACAGATCTACCTTCACAATTCCG GACTACTCGATTTCATTAATATTATCACGTAATAATTTTCTAGTGGACATCGTGAAAGATGAGAAGCTGGGAAGAATATTAAAGCTAGACTCTATTAAAGAAGGGAAGGCCTGGAAAGGGGTTGACATGTTAATCTTCAATACCTGGCACTGGTGGCTTCATAAAGGCAGACATAAACC ATGGGACTATATTCAAGAAGGAGATAAGTTATACAAAGACATGGATCGTTTAGCTGCATTTAGAAAGGGACTTGAAACATGGTCAAACTGGGTAGATTATAATGTTGATCCTTCCATCACCCAGGTCTTTTTTCAGGGCATCTCTCCCACCCATTACCA TGGAAAAGATTGGAAAGAACCAAAATCGACATGCAAAGGACAAACCAGGCCATTGGGTGGTTCAGTGTATCCTGGAGGATCGATGCCAGCCGTGGAAGTGGTTCATGAAGTACTGAGTAATATGATAACGGCAGTCAGTTTGCTGGACGTGACAACACTATCACAGTTGAGGCCAGATGCGCATCCTTCACACTATGGCAATAGGCAAAAGAAAAATGATTGTAGCCATTGGTGCCTTGCTGGTACTCCTGATACTTGGAATCAAATTATGTATGCAATTCTCGTCTCAGGTGAAACTTTGAAAGTATAA
- the LOC141706286 gene encoding uncharacterized protein LOC141706286, with the protein MKGQKATHLWLLILFFVMAFTIKVSHSDDNANVASLTRRNSVDSLPEANVVDKDAPKINKSGSSNNVVVNKGKRNGRGYWGGGSGRGGSYGGGGGGGGGGGSNNGGGYGGGGGWGWGGGGGGWWGWGCRKQKKYNGNHHAHKNKGQEYVMGEFAQCMGIGRCKWRRLDCPLHCGGDCFYDCKHMCKAHCRR; encoded by the coding sequence ATGAAAGGACAAAAAGCAACTCACTTATGGCTGCTAATTCTTTTCTTTGTAATGGCATTTACGATTAAGGTTAGTCATAGTGATGACAATGCTAATGTCGCTTCTCTAACTCGTCGAAACTCAGTGGATTCTCTTCCTGAAGCCAATGTGGTTGATAAGGATGCGCCAAAAATTAACAAAAGTGGTAGTTCTAACAATGTTGTGGTGAACAAGGGCAAACGTAATGGCCGCGGATATTGGGGTGGCGGTAGTGGACGTGGAGGTAGTTATGGTGGTGGAGGTGGAGGCGGAGGAGGAGGAGGCAGTAATAACGGTGGCGGATACGGAGGAGGTGGAGGGTGGGGATGGGGAGGAGGAGGAGGGGGATGGTGGGGGTGGGGATGCAGGAAGCAAAAGAAATATAATGGTAATCATCACGCGCACAAGAATAAGGGACAGGAATATGTAATGGGGGAGTTTGCACAATGCATGGGAATAGGAAGGTGTAAATGGAGGAGACTGGATTGTCCTCTTCATTGTGGTGGTGATTGTTTCTATGACTGTAAACATATGTGCAAGGCTCACTGTCGTCGCTAG